Proteins from one Chroococcidiopsis sp. CCMEE 29 genomic window:
- a CDS encoding diflavin flavoprotein yields the protein MVALAELGKRRLTMQIVEIAPRTTAIRSLDWDRDRFDIEFGLQNGTTYNSFLIQGEQTALVDTSHEKFRQLYLDALNGLIEPTELDYLIISHTEPDHSGLVKDVLALAPQITVVGSKVAIQFLENWVHQPFQQRIVKNGDRLDLGNGHVLEFVIAPNLHWPDTIFTYDAKTQILYTCDAFGMHYCDDHTFDEDLDLIAEDFRYYYDCLMGPNARSVLSALKRMSELPQIATIATGHGPLLHHNVTELINLYRQWSQEQAKAETTVAVFYLSDYGFSDRISQAIARGITKTGIAVEMMDLNSAEPQDVKELVSIAAGLVIGTPPTAELAAATAGTAISTILAAAKPKQAVGVFESGGEDSESVYPLLNKFRDLGLTPAFPPILVKEIPTEATYQLCEEAGTDLGQWLCRDHSIKQIKALDTDLEKALGRLSSGLYILTTQKGNLSSAMLASWVAQASFKPLGVSVAVAKDRAIESLLHVGDRFVLNVLEEGNYQGLMKHFLKRFPPGADRFHGIRTYPATNGSPILADALAYMECEVTSRTECGDHWVIYSTVQIGRVSKPDVLTAVHHRKVGNHY from the coding sequence TTTGGGCTACAAAACGGTACCACCTACAACTCATTTTTGATTCAGGGTGAACAAACAGCCTTAGTCGATACTTCCCATGAAAAGTTTCGCCAACTGTACCTGGACGCTCTGAACGGGCTGATTGAGCCGACTGAACTGGATTACCTGATTATCAGCCATACTGAACCTGACCACAGCGGGTTGGTTAAAGATGTACTGGCATTAGCTCCCCAAATCACCGTTGTTGGTTCAAAAGTAGCAATCCAGTTTCTAGAAAATTGGGTACATCAGCCATTTCAGCAACGGATTGTGAAAAATGGCGATCGCCTGGATTTGGGTAACGGGCACGTCTTGGAATTTGTAATCGCACCCAATCTGCACTGGCCGGATACGATATTCACCTATGATGCCAAAACGCAAATCCTATACACCTGTGATGCGTTTGGCATGCACTACTGCGACGATCACACCTTTGATGAAGATTTAGACCTGATTGCAGAGGATTTTCGCTATTACTACGACTGCCTGATGGGACCAAATGCTCGCTCGGTGCTGTCTGCTCTGAAGCGGATGAGTGAGTTACCCCAGATCGCCACCATTGCTACGGGTCACGGACCTCTACTGCATCACAATGTAACTGAATTGATTAATCTTTACCGTCAGTGGAGCCAAGAGCAGGCAAAAGCAGAAACGACAGTTGCCGTATTTTACCTGTCTGATTACGGATTTAGTGACCGGATCTCTCAGGCGATTGCTCGCGGTATCACTAAAACGGGTATCGCAGTGGAAATGATGGATTTGAATTCGGCTGAACCCCAGGACGTGAAAGAACTAGTCAGTATTGCCGCTGGGCTGGTAATCGGCACTCCTCCTACAGCTGAATTAGCTGCTGCTACTGCTGGGACTGCTATCAGCACCATCCTCGCTGCTGCCAAACCCAAACAAGCTGTTGGTGTGTTTGAGTCTGGGGGTGAGGACAGTGAATCAGTTTATCCACTGTTGAATAAGTTCCGAGATTTAGGGCTAACTCCTGCCTTCCCACCAATTCTGGTCAAGGAGATACCTACAGAAGCAACATATCAGTTGTGTGAAGAAGCAGGGACGGACTTGGGGCAGTGGTTGTGCCGCGATCACAGTATCAAGCAAATTAAAGCCCTGGATACCGACTTGGAAAAAGCCTTGGGACGACTCAGTAGTGGGCTGTACATTCTCACTACTCAGAAGGGCAATCTTAGTAGTGCCATGCTGGCTTCCTGGGTAGCTCAAGCTAGCTTTAAACCGCTGGGTGTGTCAGTTGCTGTAGCTAAAGACCGCGCTATCGAGTCCTTGCTGCATGTGGGCGATCGCTTCGTACTCAATGTTCTAGAAGAAGGCAATTATCAGGGGTTAATGAAGCACTTCCTCAAGCGCTTTCCTCCCGGTGCAGATCGTTTTCACGGAATCAGAACCTATCCTGCGACCAATGGTTCGCCCATCCTGGCAGATGCCCTTGCTTATATGGAGTGCGAAGTTACCAGCCGCACGGAGTGTGGCGATCACTGGGTAATCTACAGCACTGTCCAGATAGGTCGCGTCTCTAAACCCGATGTCCTAACAGCGGTACACCATCGCAAAGTTGGTAATCACTATTAA
- a CDS encoding CmpA/NrtA family ABC transporter substrate-binding protein: MTEFSNQFSRRKFLLTVGASAVGSVLLKGCLGNPPDFADTAQVQQVVAANISPEQAPETTRVKLGYIPIVESAPLIIAKEKGFFAKYGMADVELSKQASWGSARDNVEIGSAGGGIDGGQWQMPMPHLISEGVITKGNAKIPMYVLAQLITHGNGIAIASKWQGQGVDLKMAQGKGIVSQLKSAGTPFKAAHTFPHVNQDFWIRYWLAAGGIDPDRDINLMPVPSAQTVANMKTGTMDAFSTGDPWPYRIVKDKIGYMAALTAEIWKNHPEEYFAMRADWVDKNPKATKALLKGIMEAQQWLDNFDNRQEAAKILAGRNYFNLPVAILLEPFQGRYDMGDGRKIDDQSMAPLYWKDEKGSVSYPYKSHDLWFITESIRWGFLPQDYLTKAKAVIDQVNREDIWREAAKEAGIAAADIPTSTSRGVETFFDGIKFDPENPTAYLKSLQIKRVKA; encoded by the coding sequence ATGACTGAATTTTCAAATCAATTTTCCCGCCGTAAATTCCTCTTAACAGTTGGTGCATCTGCTGTGGGTTCTGTGTTGCTCAAGGGTTGTTTAGGAAATCCCCCTGATTTCGCCGACACGGCTCAAGTACAGCAAGTTGTGGCTGCCAACATTAGCCCAGAACAAGCACCGGAAACTACTAGGGTCAAGCTGGGATATATCCCAATCGTAGAGTCGGCTCCTCTAATTATTGCTAAAGAAAAAGGCTTTTTTGCTAAGTACGGCATGGCTGATGTTGAACTTTCTAAACAAGCTTCTTGGGGTTCAGCACGGGACAACGTAGAAATTGGTTCAGCAGGTGGTGGGATTGATGGCGGTCAATGGCAAATGCCAATGCCCCATTTAATTAGTGAAGGTGTTATCACGAAGGGCAATGCAAAAATTCCCATGTATGTGTTGGCACAGTTGATTACTCATGGAAATGGAATTGCGATCGCTTCTAAATGGCAAGGTCAGGGTGTTGACCTGAAGATGGCACAAGGAAAAGGGATTGTTAGCCAGCTGAAATCAGCAGGTACTCCCTTTAAAGCAGCACATACTTTTCCCCACGTCAACCAGGATTTTTGGATTCGCTACTGGTTAGCTGCTGGAGGTATAGATCCAGATCGAGATATTAATTTGATGCCAGTACCATCAGCCCAAACTGTCGCCAACATGAAGACGGGAACGATGGATGCTTTCAGTACTGGCGACCCCTGGCCCTACCGCATTGTCAAAGACAAAATCGGCTACATGGCAGCATTAACGGCAGAAATTTGGAAGAATCACCCTGAAGAATACTTTGCTATGAGAGCCGACTGGGTTGATAAAAATCCCAAGGCGACTAAAGCGCTTTTGAAAGGCATTATGGAAGCGCAGCAATGGTTAGACAATTTTGACAACCGACAAGAAGCAGCAAAAATCCTTGCTGGACGCAATTATTTTAATTTGCCAGTGGCAATTCTTCTAGAACCATTCCAAGGTAGATACGACATGGGCGATGGGCGCAAGATTGACGACCAATCAATGGCACCGCTGTATTGGAAAGACGAAAAAGGCAGCGTTTCCTACCCTTATAAGAGTCACGATCTGTGGTTTATAACAGAAAGCATTCGCTGGGGTTTCTTGCCTCAAGACTACTTGACAAAAGCTAAAGCAGTAATCGATCAAGTCAACCGCGAAGATATTTGGAGAGAAGCTGCAAAGGAAGCAGGAATTGCCGCTGCTGATATTCCCACCAGTACATCCCGTGGGGTGGAAACATTTTTTGATGGCATTAAGTTTGACCCAGAAAATCCCACTGCCTACTTAAAGAGCCTCCAAATTAAGAGAGTTAAAGCGTAG
- a CDS encoding diflavin flavoprotein: MKPRDVQVALIAADTTVLRSRTWDRLKFEVEYSLQRGTTANSYLIQAGKTAVFDPPGGSFTEIYLRELQQCVDLQQLDYVILGHVNPNRTVTLKALIQLAPHVTFVCSKAGAVALRSAFPEQELNILVARGEETLDLGRGHQLQFIPIPTPRWPDELCTYDPETRVLFTDKLLGAHVCGDQVFDEGWKLLDEDRRYYYDCLHAAQSRQVEIALDKFAPLSVKLYAPGHGPVVRYSLSRLFHDYRTWSQQQQDQDMTVALIYASAYGNTATLAQAIAKGITKVGVRVESINCEFTALDEIQAAVQKCDGFIIGSPTLGGHMPTQVQTALGTVLSTAAKTKLAGVFGSYGWSGEAIDEIEGKLQHAGYRFGFETIRAKFKPNDVILQQCKEAGTDFAQALKKAKKMRAPRQSVSGSQIDRTEQAVGRIVGSLCVVSAKREEVTSAMLASWVSQASFSPPGLTIAVAKDRAIESLMHTGDKFVLNILQEGMNLRRHFLKSFAPGEDRFADLSIQEAENGCPILSDALAYLECSIRSRSECGDHWLVYAIVENGSVLEPTGVAAVHHRKSGSYY, encoded by the coding sequence ATGAAACCACGTGATGTTCAGGTAGCCTTGATTGCTGCCGATACTACTGTGCTGCGATCGCGCACTTGGGATCGACTCAAATTTGAGGTGGAATACTCCCTCCAACGGGGTACGACTGCCAATTCCTATCTGATTCAGGCAGGCAAAACAGCTGTTTTCGATCCGCCTGGGGGGTCTTTTACAGAGATTTACCTGCGGGAGTTGCAGCAGTGCGTTGATTTACAGCAGTTGGATTATGTGATTTTGGGTCATGTCAACCCAAACCGAACTGTGACGCTGAAAGCATTGATTCAGTTAGCGCCTCATGTTACGTTTGTTTGCTCTAAAGCTGGTGCGGTTGCACTGCGGAGTGCTTTCCCAGAACAAGAGTTAAACATCTTGGTGGCACGGGGGGAAGAAACTTTAGACTTGGGTAGAGGTCATCAACTGCAATTCATACCCATTCCCACCCCACGCTGGCCAGACGAACTTTGTACATACGATCCTGAAACTCGCGTTCTGTTTACCGATAAGTTACTGGGTGCCCATGTTTGTGGCGATCAAGTCTTTGATGAAGGCTGGAAACTTTTAGACGAAGATCGACGGTACTACTATGATTGTCTTCATGCTGCCCAGTCTCGACAGGTGGAAATAGCGCTTGATAAATTTGCACCCCTCTCGGTCAAGTTATATGCTCCTGGTCACGGTCCCGTAGTACGCTACAGCCTCAGTCGGCTCTTCCACGATTATCGGACATGGAGTCAGCAGCAGCAAGACCAAGACATGACCGTGGCGTTGATTTATGCCTCTGCTTACGGTAATACGGCAACTCTGGCACAGGCGATCGCCAAGGGTATCACTAAGGTAGGGGTGAGGGTGGAATCAATTAACTGCGAATTCACTGCTCTAGATGAAATTCAAGCAGCTGTCCAAAAATGTGATGGATTTATCATCGGCTCTCCCACGCTAGGGGGGCATATGCCTACGCAAGTGCAAACTGCCTTGGGGACTGTGCTCTCCACCGCTGCCAAAACCAAGTTAGCAGGAGTCTTTGGTTCCTATGGCTGGAGCGGGGAAGCGATTGATGAAATTGAAGGCAAACTACAACATGCAGGTTACCGCTTTGGCTTTGAGACGATTCGGGCCAAGTTCAAGCCTAATGATGTCATTCTCCAGCAGTGCAAAGAAGCCGGAACTGATTTTGCTCAAGCTTTGAAAAAGGCAAAGAAAATGCGCGCTCCTCGGCAATCGGTCAGTGGTTCCCAAATTGACCGTACTGAACAAGCAGTGGGGCGCATCGTTGGCTCTCTGTGTGTGGTATCTGCCAAGCGAGAAGAAGTCACCAGTGCCATGCTAGCTTCCTGGGTTTCGCAGGCATCTTTTAGTCCTCCGGGTTTGACGATCGCAGTTGCCAAAGACCGGGCGATTGAATCTCTGATGCACACCGGAGATAAATTTGTCCTGAATATCTTGCAGGAAGGTATGAACCTGAGGCGGCACTTCCTCAAGTCATTTGCTCCCGGTGAAGACCGCTTTGCTGATCTGAGCATTCAGGAAGCTGAGAACGGCTGTCCCATCCTCAGTGATGCCCTCGCTTATCTGGAATGTTCTATCCGCAGCCGGAGCGAATGCGGCGATCACTGGCTAGTCTATGCGATTGTAGAAAATGGCAGCGTGTTAGAGCCTACTGGAGTAGCTGCCGTGCATCACCGCAAATCGGGTAGTTATTACTGA